In one window of Gadus chalcogrammus isolate NIFS_2021 chromosome 12, NIFS_Gcha_1.0, whole genome shotgun sequence DNA:
- the LOC130392787 gene encoding uncharacterized protein LOC130392787, with product MHPRGDLSFAVEPMDNAPCAMGAQRPPVDTTGRPGGPAAAHRPRTAVRLPKFTGVTQLEPYLAQFRLAAWHNGWGAEEAVVHLALALEGTAARVLLDLDQADQRDLQALIQALERRLGERVSSNESKQLLASHRRREEESLGVHAADVQLLTRRSYPEFSAATREALALHAFLRGLQPESLGQHVRLTAPQTLDAALDQAERAEVELCRRRGGGSVDAAGAALPPGTKNVGVKSRQRKGRIRTATATETAEASLAQCRQLGLVEDCGWTWQRATHPRRSRRRGRRKARRRRAAEDGVPERRSRGPLQRNLVGAPMEVVPDHNPRTATDCWRQASQPEGKAAPQRGRYWPGPRRRRRPPEQSGLCSGCWGRRDV from the coding sequence ATGCACCCTCGGGGGGATTTGAGTTTCGCGGTCGAGCCCATGGACAACGCACCCTGCGCTATGGGAGCGCAGCGCCCCCCTGTGGACACGACCGGAAGGCCCGGAGGACCGGCAGCTGCCCACCGTCCCAGGACAGCGGTTAGGCTGCCGAAGTTCACCGGGGTAACGCAGTTGGAACCATACCTGGCCCAGTTCCGGCTTGCAGCATGGCACAACGGCTGGGGTGCCGAGGAGGCGGTTGTCCACCTTGCCCTGGCGTTGGAGGGGACGGCAGCACGGGTGCTGCTCGACCTGGACCAAGCGGACCAGCGAGACCTTCAGGCCCTGATCCAAGCATTGGAGAGACGGTTGGGTGAACGGGTCTCCAGCAACGAGAGCAAGCAGTTGCTGGCTTCTCACCgccgcagggaggaggagagcctgggGGTCCACGCTGCGGATGTCCAGCTTTTGACCCGACGCAGCTACCCGGAATTTTCCGCGGCTACACGGGAGGCCCTGGCGCTCCACGCTTTCCTGCGGGGACTGCAGCCGGAGAGTCTGGGGCAGCATGTCCGCCTCACCGCGCCCCAGACCCTCGATGCGGCTCTGGACCAGGCCGAACGGGCTGAGGTGGAGCTCTGCCGCCGTCGCGGTGGTGGATCCGTGGACGCGGCTGGGGCAGCCCTCCCCCCCGGCACCAAGAACGTGGGGGTCAAGTCCAGGCAACGGAAGGGCCGGATCCGGACGGCCACCGCCACCGAGACGGCTGAGGCTTCCCTTGCGCAGTGTCGGCAGCTGGGGCTGGTCGAGGACTGCGGGTGGACGTGGCAGCGTGCCACTCATCCTCGTCGCAGCCGCCGGCGTGGCCGTCGGAAGGCCAGACGTCGGAGGGCGGCGGAGGATGGGGTGCCCGAACGGCGCTCCAGAGGCCCCCTACAGCGGAACCTGGTGGGGGCCCCGATGGAGGTGGTCCCCGACCACAACCCCAGGACCGCTACTGACTGTTGGAGACAGGCGTCCCAACCCGAGGGGAAGGCTGCACCGCAACGGGGCCGCTACTGGCCGGGGCCAAggcggcggcgccggccccCTGAACAATCGGGACTGTGCAGTGGGTGTTGGGGTCGTCGGGACGTCTGA
- the LOC130393534 gene encoding putative ferric-chelate reductase 1 isoform X6, which translates to MPSNTGHLVDRLIGLITSGCHKGYLLQSAHLHFTASGFPFLMGTLHGFVGLFFGLQIVTLAMGFSSGGFVQSCTSLLPDHSDFTPQNSDIPFEVNAIAGEGESIIVSLGIRVSPGPIPPFTGFMVDVRKSEIDPAKGSFVEFGPGSTGLTCNGIQDSAVTQNSNNPKTFVQVKWQAQENGSSSFFVRS; encoded by the exons ATGCCATCTAATACCGGTCATCTTGTTGATCGTCTCATTGGGTTGATAACAAGCGGCTGTCATAAAGGCTATCTGTTACAGTCAGCTCATTTACATTTTACTGCTTCAG GTTTTCCTTTCTTGATGGGTACCCTCCACGGGTTCGTTGGCCTTTTTTTTGGCCTTCAGATCGTCACACTTGCAATGGGCTTTAGTAGTGGGGGATTTGTTCAGTCTTGCACTTCCCTGTTGCCTGACCATTCAGATTTTACCCCACAGAACAGCGATATACCTTTTGAGGTCAATGCCATCGCCGGTGAGGGGGAGTCAATTATcg TGAGTCTAGGAATCAGGGTGTCTCCTGGACCAATTCCACCATTTACAGGGTTCATGGTGGATGTCCGGAAGTCAGAAATAGATCCAGCCAAAGGAAGTTTCGTTGAGTTTGGTCCTGGAAGTACTGGCTTGACGTGCAATGGCATTCAG GATTCTGCTGTTACTCAAAACTCAAACAATCCAAAGACTTTTGTTCAAGTTAAATGGCAAGCACAGGAAAATGGATCCTCTTCATTCTTTGTGCG